The following coding sequences are from one Arachis hypogaea cultivar Tifrunner chromosome 7, arahy.Tifrunner.gnm2.J5K5, whole genome shotgun sequence window:
- the LOC112702334 gene encoding protein trichome birefringence-like 33, with protein sequence MKPPFSPPSSSSSLLSLRGKGRLSPYLFTLFLFILFVAVLYGEDFMCIFGEQLQLYSTADTFFASSSSSSSSSQRVKRERKLPFAVGKTEEGCDVFSGRWVRDETRPLYEEADCPYIQPQLTCQEHGRPDTGYRQWRWQPHGCDLPKFNASMMLETLRGKRMMFVGDSLNRGQFVSFVCLLHHLIPPHQKSMQTFDHDSLTVFTAKEYNATIEFYWAPFLLESNSDNAVVHRISDRVVRKGSINKHGQHWKNVDIMVFNTYLWWMTGLKMKILLGSFDDEVKEIVEVSTEDAYRMGMKSMLRWVKLNMDPKKTRVFFTSMSPSHQKSIDWGGEAGKNCYNETSMIEDPNYWGSDSRKSIMEVIGEVFKKSKVPITLLNITQLSSYRKDAHTSIYKKQWSPLTPEQLANPVSYADCVHWCLPGLQDTWNELLFAKLFYP encoded by the exons ATGAAGCCACCATTTtcaccaccttcttcttcttcctctcttctcagtCTGAGAGGCAAGGGTCGCCTCTCTCCCTACCTCTTCACACTCTTTCTTTTCATCCTCTTCGTCGCCGTCCTCTATGGTGAAgatttcatgtgcatttttggtGAACAACTCCAACTTTATTCCACCGCCGACACATTTTtcgcttcttcctcctcctcctcttcctcttcgc AGAGGGTGAAGAGGGAGCGGAAACTGCCGTTTGCGGTGGGAAAGACGGAGGAAGGATGCGACGTGTTCAGCGGACGGTGGGTGAGGGACGAGACGAGGCCGTTGTACGAGGAAGCGGACTGTCCGTACATACAGCCTCAGCTGACGTGTCAGGAGCACGGTCGACCGGACACCGGCTACCGGCAATGGAGGTGGCAACCTCACGGTTGCGATCTTCCCAA ATTCAACGCGAGCATGATGCTTGAGACACTTCGAGGGAAGAGAATGATGTTTGTGGGAGACTCCCTGAATCGTGGTcaatttgtttcttttgtttgccTTCTCCATCACCTCATTCCTCCTCATCAAAAGTCCATGCAAACCTTTGATCATGATTCACTCACTGTATTCACAGCCAAG gAATATAATGCGACAATTGAGTTCTATTGGGCACCATTTCTTCTTGAATCAAACTCAGACAACGCAGTGGTTCATAGGATATCAGATAGGGTAGTGAGAAAGGGTTCAATCAACAAGCATGGTCAACATTGGAAAAACGTTGACATTATGGTTTTCAACACTTATCTTTGGTGGATGACTGGCTTGAAGATGAAGATCTT GCTTGGATCTTTTGATGATGAAGTGAAAGAGATAGTGGAGGTATCAACAGAAGATGCTTATCGTATGGGTATGAAAAGCATGCTTAGATGGGTGAAGTTGAATATGGACCCCAAGAAAACTAGGGTCTTCTTCACCAGCATGTCACCTTCTCATCAAAA AAGTATAGATTGGGGAGGTGAAGCAGGAAAGAATTGCTATAATGAAACAAGTATGATCGAAGATCCAAATTATTGGGGCTCAGATTCTAGGAAGAGCATAATGGAAGTGATTGGAGAAGTGTTCAAAAAATCCAAAGTTCCCATAACATTGCTTAACATAACACAGCTATCTAGTTACAGAAAAGATGCACACACTTCAATATACAAGAAGCAATGGAGCCCCTTGACACCAGAACAATTAGCAAACCCTGTTAGCTATGCTGATTGTGTTCATTGGTGTTTGCCTGGCCTTCAAGACACTTGGAATGAGCTTTTGTTTGCAAAGTTATTCTATCCTTaa